One Nitrospira sp. DNA segment encodes these proteins:
- a CDS encoding exodeoxyribonuclease V subunit gamma, translating to MLRVVTGRFHPDLESALVERLTRIKASDSLAPIAIFVPSKPLADRIRTLLAVEHRLSFLNLQVLTFHQLALRLAGAVPPAHPLPRIVDELFFEQLVRHIVRSKLSSQGPLQRLRQSSGTWSALWATIRDLKDADVDPGQALQGLREGYFEEEDREWLGALISLYAAVREAGKTLGVGTQDDLTESLIPVVPTASFLQPLKEAFYYGFYDLTQVQLSLLEIISRTKDTTLFFPLEDDPAYGFARRFFDRYIQPLVRPDEAMIRLEQESPIVAEHPVQLSIRSVIGAEEELAATCRTILDLVETNGYRFDEIGVTARTLDPYSLHLRSIFDRHRIPFRTTASQPLIQEPICKLVLQLASLPLNDLYRASVLDVVTSPLYVTDLHDELSESYRPEQWKLLVQALHITHGVEEWKRLEQASQASLVLEGEESLVDSMAIAPEVISLLWQVVSQLTQDCSALPSRGTIVRMVEACRALVDRRLRRPESAESTAEAAELARQAVIWEAIDRIWGTLMELESLNEELAWAEFVELLTHTFERTTRPLHDSSPQGVMVSDVMAARGVPFKALFVLGLNEKVFPRVIREDAFLRDCHRLVLDATLGFKIDEKLIAYGEEALLFHLCGQAASQRLYLSYQRADESGRILAVSPYLGEARRRFGHDEQPMDVVPRRLTDRVLQRATIKRFLSPTELSQWLAINGQDPTDLVQALGRDAETFRHAAAALDRIEEDGISLNLFDGMIGPVEPHWTRVMERGLAPTPLERYARCPFQYFAADVLRLEPNRVAISQESDAALVGTLCHATLRRVYELLVQAGWPTEPVTSKRVEQTIRSSVEQAAADLESQHRTGHYLLWELAKELVTTLVIAVVKADETEQLEHPYTPVAFEADGEGTAPGIIDEGLLKISGRIDRLDRNRTSGALRVVDYKFKVGSSMKPEDRNLTQSAVRGYRLQPPLYSCLTVPGQPTPSQVQFLFLAPRWSPTVSRSTFQALSWSSDTGTLIQTTIRTLVDGIRTGRFFILPDSYCDGCEFRVVCRREHAPTWWRAHRAAEPKALKMLRLQKNADE from the coding sequence ATGTTGCGGGTCGTGACCGGTCGGTTTCATCCTGATCTAGAATCTGCTTTGGTCGAGCGTCTCACGCGTATCAAGGCAAGCGATTCGCTCGCGCCCATCGCGATTTTCGTTCCATCCAAGCCATTAGCCGATCGCATTCGCACCCTTCTCGCTGTCGAGCACCGGCTGTCCTTCCTGAACCTGCAAGTCTTGACCTTCCATCAATTGGCTCTGCGACTGGCTGGAGCGGTACCTCCCGCTCACCCGCTGCCGCGGATCGTTGACGAGCTATTCTTCGAACAGTTGGTCCGTCACATTGTTCGCAGCAAGCTCTCCAGCCAGGGTCCCTTACAACGGCTCAGACAATCCTCAGGGACATGGAGCGCGCTCTGGGCGACGATACGCGATTTGAAGGATGCCGATGTCGATCCAGGGCAGGCGCTGCAAGGCCTTCGTGAAGGGTACTTCGAAGAGGAGGACCGAGAATGGCTCGGGGCGCTCATTTCACTCTACGCTGCGGTGAGGGAAGCGGGCAAGACGCTCGGGGTTGGAACGCAGGACGATCTGACTGAGTCGCTCATCCCCGTTGTCCCGACGGCCTCGTTCCTCCAACCATTGAAGGAAGCGTTCTACTACGGGTTCTACGACCTGACGCAGGTGCAGCTGTCTCTCCTTGAAATCATCAGCCGAACCAAGGATACGACGTTGTTTTTTCCGCTGGAAGATGATCCGGCCTATGGGTTCGCCCGGCGATTTTTTGATCGCTACATCCAGCCGTTGGTGAGGCCAGACGAGGCGATGATCCGATTGGAACAGGAATCCCCCATCGTGGCCGAACATCCGGTCCAGCTTAGTATTCGGAGTGTGATCGGGGCAGAGGAAGAATTGGCGGCAACTTGCCGTACGATTCTCGATCTGGTTGAAACCAACGGGTATCGATTCGACGAGATCGGCGTCACCGCCAGGACGCTCGATCCTTACAGTCTGCATCTGCGATCGATCTTCGATCGCCATCGCATCCCCTTTCGGACGACCGCATCGCAGCCGTTGATTCAAGAACCGATCTGCAAGCTCGTGTTGCAACTGGCTTCCCTGCCGTTGAACGACTTGTATCGCGCGTCGGTCCTCGATGTCGTGACGTCTCCGCTCTACGTCACTGATTTGCATGACGAATTGTCGGAGTCATACCGGCCCGAGCAGTGGAAGCTGCTCGTTCAAGCCCTGCACATCACTCACGGAGTCGAGGAGTGGAAACGGTTGGAGCAGGCGAGCCAAGCTTCACTGGTCCTGGAAGGCGAGGAGAGTCTCGTTGATTCTATGGCTATTGCGCCGGAGGTGATTAGTCTGCTCTGGCAGGTGGTCTCACAACTCACACAGGACTGTTCGGCGCTTCCATCACGAGGCACGATCGTCCGGATGGTCGAAGCTTGTCGGGCTCTCGTTGATCGGCGCCTGCGTCGGCCCGAGTCAGCGGAATCGACCGCCGAAGCTGCGGAGCTTGCTCGCCAAGCCGTGATATGGGAGGCCATCGATCGTATTTGGGGCACCCTTATGGAGTTGGAGTCGCTCAATGAGGAGCTGGCTTGGGCCGAATTTGTCGAATTGCTGACGCATACCTTCGAGCGGACGACGAGGCCTCTACACGATAGCTCACCACAGGGGGTGATGGTGAGTGACGTCATGGCGGCTCGCGGGGTGCCGTTCAAGGCTCTATTCGTCCTCGGCCTGAACGAAAAAGTCTTTCCGCGTGTTATCCGAGAGGACGCATTTCTGCGTGATTGCCATCGGCTGGTGCTCGACGCCACGCTCGGATTTAAGATCGATGAAAAGTTGATCGCGTACGGAGAAGAGGCGTTGCTCTTCCACCTGTGCGGGCAAGCTGCATCTCAGCGCCTGTACCTATCCTATCAACGGGCCGATGAATCGGGACGTATCCTGGCTGTCTCTCCCTATCTCGGAGAAGCTCGCCGTCGGTTCGGCCACGATGAGCAACCGATGGATGTAGTGCCTCGTCGTCTGACGGATAGGGTCTTGCAGCGGGCGACGATCAAACGGTTTCTGTCGCCGACTGAACTGAGTCAGTGGTTGGCAATCAATGGGCAGGACCCGACCGATCTTGTGCAAGCACTCGGGCGCGATGCCGAAACGTTCAGGCATGCGGCAGCGGCGCTCGATCGAATCGAAGAGGACGGCATCTCGCTGAATTTGTTCGATGGGATGATCGGGCCGGTCGAGCCCCATTGGACGCGGGTTATGGAACGAGGCCTCGCCCCGACACCGCTCGAACGGTATGCGCGTTGTCCTTTCCAATATTTCGCCGCCGATGTGCTTCGACTCGAGCCGAACCGCGTTGCGATTTCGCAGGAATCGGACGCAGCGCTGGTCGGTACACTCTGCCACGCGACATTACGCCGAGTCTATGAACTGCTTGTGCAGGCAGGCTGGCCGACCGAACCGGTGACGAGTAAGCGGGTGGAGCAGACGATCCGTTCGTCGGTGGAACAGGCGGCGGCGGACTTGGAATCGCAGCATCGGACAGGCCACTATCTGCTATGGGAGTTGGCGAAGGAACTGGTAACGACACTCGTGATCGCGGTGGTGAAGGCGGATGAAACGGAACAGCTCGAACACCCGTACACACCTGTCGCATTTGAAGCGGACGGAGAAGGAACGGCTCCAGGCATCATCGACGAGGGATTATTGAAGATCAGTGGTCGGATTGATCGGCTCGATCGGAACCGGACCTCCGGCGCCCTACGCGTGGTCGATTACAAGTTCAAAGTCGGTTCATCCATGAAACCGGAGGACCGTAATCTGACTCAGTCGGCGGTCCGTGGATATCGGCTGCAACCACCACTCTATAGTTGCCTCACCGTTCCAGGACAACCAACACCGAGCCAGGTGCAGTTCCTGTTTCTCGCTCCTCGGTGGTCACCAACAGTCAGTCGCTCGACGTTTCAGGCGCTGTCATGGTCATCCGATACCGGCACACTCATCCAGACCACGATCAGAACGTTGGTGGACGGCATCCGTACCGGGCGATTTTTTATTCTTCCGGACAGCTATTGCGACGGATGTGAGTTTCGTGTGGTCTGCCGGCGAGAACATGCTCCGACTTGGTGGAGAGCCCATCGTGCGGCAGAACCCAAAGCGCTGAAGATGCTTCGCCTACAGAAGAATGCTGATGAATAA
- a CDS encoding UvrD-helicase domain-containing protein yields MNNDLLISDRLARESAETTFDRNVVVVAGAGTGKTTLLVNRLVHLLMKEPNPVLITQVVALTFTNKAATEMKVRLRERLDVLACPKTDSIPSSDGGAVSCGDLQARYRLSVDAIAARAQTALNDIEKAQIGTLHSFAAHLLRLHPLESGVDPDFKEDDGLRFEEQFTAAWDCWLDHELSRAGRQHHLWRSVLSSTTLEAVSALARSLCSELIDLSTLQMQVESTAVAPAILHWIQHMEDRADQLMKTYDRPKRRKVEQMLAATASLMRLVAAKGLPGRQDLTTAEGEWLGKDLGSVVAGWEKGDFKEAASFIQTAQQLLSVDHAFLNDLLNLLIPLVRNIRETFARQGWISFDGLLARARMLLFEHPSIRERIKRDYRAVLVDEFQDTDPVQYEIILAVSERQGSQAPDWQAMRLEPGKLFIVGDPKQSIYAFRRADIEAFDRVVEKVTADGGGIETLTTNFRSDAAVLEPVNEVFDRLFERKPLVQPANVRLKVRPQRRPASIEAGVRLSVTIPDGEQETFDAAGATRAESEVLVRWLTDEVLNRPSMKPGHVALLFRKLTQADAYLDALRRHDIPYIIEGEKHFYRRQEVIDLVNLLRVLDHPHDDIALTGLLRSPLGGLADGELYELKQAGYFNYLDAKRLEGWSHARAAAVRRLYEHLAWLHRAIAVLPLVEAIELMFDRLPLLDLAAASLHGEQAVANLMKVKQTTASLADRPHMTLSGFVELMIARLEEQPDESESPLAEESLEAVHVLTIHKAKGLEFPIVVLPGLHQGSGRERSVPQVSYDWSSGTYGLALDRHRSLGSLLVQHKLRLREEAERRRVLYVGMTRAKELLLLSGGMMSRFVGETVFDLLQNIGTGEIGTVSTEALKVGGSTIPHRAVAAPKRKSPRRRSERVGSASLIDPQEIAALWEARTVRWTEIRETPHHLTSTRLGKRGVDIRETTPVRQDMEIGRLAGVVAHRLLERWDFSQDPSGLLAEVESAVRSVLAPDEQPRAGAVAGSVNDLLVTFGRSEAYARLRSSHILGREVPFIMPWEERQVMEGVIDLIYRLDGELWITDYKTDMVSTDQSSARAEQYRTQSEVYKAAVVQGLGIKPRFHCLFLRCATAVEL; encoded by the coding sequence ATGAATAACGATCTATTGATATCGGACCGTCTGGCTCGAGAGTCGGCCGAGACGACGTTCGATCGCAACGTGGTCGTCGTAGCTGGAGCTGGGACAGGCAAGACGACCTTACTCGTCAATCGTCTTGTGCATCTGCTCATGAAAGAGCCCAATCCGGTCCTGATTACCCAGGTCGTCGCCTTGACGTTCACCAACAAGGCGGCCACCGAAATGAAAGTACGGTTGCGTGAGCGGCTTGACGTTCTCGCTTGCCCGAAGACCGATTCGATACCATCAAGCGATGGGGGGGCTGTCTCATGCGGCGATCTTCAAGCACGATATAGACTGAGCGTCGACGCAATTGCGGCTCGTGCTCAGACGGCACTCAACGACATTGAAAAGGCCCAGATCGGTACCCTCCACAGTTTCGCCGCGCACTTATTAAGACTCCATCCGCTCGAGAGCGGAGTCGATCCTGATTTCAAAGAAGACGACGGCTTGCGATTTGAAGAGCAGTTCACCGCCGCGTGGGATTGCTGGCTCGATCATGAATTGAGCCGAGCTGGACGACAGCATCATCTGTGGCGATCGGTCTTGTCGTCGACCACTCTCGAAGCGGTCAGCGCGTTGGCCCGGTCCTTGTGCAGTGAATTAATTGATCTCAGTACTCTGCAAATGCAAGTCGAATCGACGGCAGTGGCGCCGGCCATCTTGCATTGGATCCAGCACATGGAAGACCGAGCGGATCAGCTCATGAAAACCTATGATCGGCCGAAGCGCCGTAAGGTCGAGCAGATGCTCGCCGCGACGGCGTCTCTGATGCGGCTCGTGGCAGCAAAAGGGTTGCCAGGCCGGCAAGACTTGACGACGGCAGAAGGAGAATGGCTCGGCAAGGATCTCGGAAGCGTTGTGGCTGGATGGGAAAAAGGCGATTTCAAAGAGGCCGCTTCGTTCATCCAGACGGCGCAACAGCTTCTGTCGGTCGATCATGCATTCTTGAACGATCTCCTGAACCTCCTCATCCCGCTTGTGCGGAACATACGCGAAACCTTTGCTCGGCAAGGCTGGATTTCGTTTGATGGGTTGCTGGCACGGGCACGGATGCTTCTCTTCGAACATCCGTCCATTCGTGAACGGATCAAACGGGACTATCGAGCCGTGCTGGTCGATGAATTTCAGGACACGGACCCGGTGCAGTACGAAATCATCCTTGCCGTCTCGGAGCGGCAGGGCAGCCAGGCGCCTGACTGGCAGGCGATGCGGCTCGAACCGGGGAAACTCTTCATTGTCGGAGATCCCAAACAATCGATCTATGCCTTTCGGCGTGCCGACATCGAAGCCTTCGACCGAGTCGTGGAAAAAGTCACGGCTGATGGTGGAGGGATCGAGACGTTGACGACGAATTTCCGAAGCGATGCGGCAGTCTTGGAGCCGGTGAACGAGGTCTTCGATCGGCTGTTCGAACGGAAACCGCTGGTCCAGCCGGCGAATGTCCGCCTGAAGGTGCGCCCTCAGCGACGACCGGCCTCGATCGAGGCTGGCGTTCGTCTCAGCGTGACAATCCCGGACGGTGAACAAGAGACATTCGATGCGGCAGGAGCGACGAGGGCCGAGAGCGAAGTGCTGGTTCGCTGGTTGACTGACGAGGTCCTGAATCGTCCTTCCATGAAACCCGGCCACGTGGCGTTGCTGTTTAGAAAGCTTACGCAAGCCGATGCCTACCTCGATGCCCTGCGTCGACACGACATTCCCTACATCATTGAAGGGGAGAAACATTTCTATCGCCGCCAAGAGGTGATCGATCTTGTCAATTTGCTGCGGGTCTTGGATCATCCTCACGACGACATCGCCTTGACCGGCCTCCTTCGTTCACCGCTTGGGGGGCTAGCGGATGGGGAACTCTATGAGCTCAAGCAGGCGGGGTATTTCAATTATCTCGATGCGAAGCGCCTGGAGGGATGGTCCCATGCTCGTGCCGCCGCAGTGCGGCGACTGTACGAGCACCTGGCTTGGCTCCATCGGGCCATCGCTGTGCTGCCATTGGTAGAGGCCATCGAACTGATGTTTGACCGACTACCCCTCCTCGATTTGGCCGCCGCATCGCTCCATGGCGAACAGGCCGTGGCCAATCTCATGAAGGTCAAACAGACGACTGCTTCATTGGCCGACCGGCCCCACATGACCTTGAGTGGATTTGTGGAGCTTATGATCGCCAGGCTTGAGGAACAACCGGACGAATCGGAGAGCCCTCTCGCCGAGGAGTCGCTCGAAGCCGTGCACGTCTTGACGATTCATAAAGCCAAAGGCTTGGAGTTTCCCATTGTGGTGCTGCCGGGACTCCACCAGGGGAGCGGGCGGGAGCGGAGCGTGCCGCAGGTCTCGTACGATTGGTCGAGTGGAACCTATGGGCTTGCTCTGGACCGTCATCGATCCCTCGGCTCGCTGCTGGTCCAGCACAAGCTGCGGCTGCGAGAAGAGGCGGAACGGCGACGCGTGCTCTATGTGGGGATGACCAGGGCTAAGGAATTGTTGTTGTTATCGGGAGGGATGATGAGCCGCTTCGTCGGTGAAACGGTTTTCGACCTGTTGCAGAACATCGGTACGGGGGAGATCGGAACAGTCTCGACCGAGGCCTTGAAGGTCGGCGGAAGCACGATTCCTCATCGCGCCGTTGCGGCGCCGAAACGAAAGTCGCCACGCCGACGTTCTGAACGCGTGGGTAGCGCGTCATTGATCGATCCACAGGAGATCGCCGCGCTGTGGGAAGCAAGGACGGTTCGATGGACCGAGATTCGTGAGACCCCACATCATCTGACGTCCACGAGGCTGGGTAAGCGAGGGGTGGACATACGTGAGACGACCCCTGTTCGACAGGATATGGAGATCGGACGGTTGGCCGGTGTGGTGGCGCACCGCCTGCTCGAGCGATGGGATTTTTCACAGGACCCTTCTGGGTTACTTGCTGAGGTTGAGTCAGCCGTTCGATCTGTCCTTGCACCAGACGAACAACCTCGGGCTGGAGCGGTCGCCGGCTCCGTGAACGATCTCCTGGTGACGTTCGGTCGATCGGAGGCCTATGCACGGCTCCGCTCATCCCACATCCTTGGTCGGGAGGTCCCGTTCATCATGCCGTGGGAGGAGAGGCAGGTCATGGAAGGAGTCATCGACCTCATATACCGGTTGGATGGAGAGCTCTGGATAACCGACTATAAGACGGACATGGTATCGACGGATCAATCGTCGGCTCGGGCTGAGCAGTACCGCACACAGAGTGAGGTCTATAAGGCTGCTGTAGTGCAGGGACTGGGAATCAAGCCGCGTTTTCACTGTCTGTTTCTGCGATGCGCAACGGCAGTAGAGCTATAA
- a CDS encoding metallopeptidase family protein codes for MERTRREHISAEAFAKLVQQAIADLPSPYAKLMESIAVVVEEEPPQDVLEDLELDRADDLLGLYQGQSLAADSFFRPGGEAPPRISIYRGPILRLCESPEDVVQEVYDTVVHELGHHVGLDDDEMPY; via the coding sequence ATGGAAAGGACCAGGCGCGAGCATATCTCAGCTGAGGCCTTTGCAAAGCTGGTTCAGCAGGCGATCGCTGACCTGCCGTCTCCCTATGCCAAGCTGATGGAATCGATCGCCGTCGTGGTGGAGGAGGAGCCGCCGCAAGACGTGCTCGAAGACCTTGAACTGGACAGAGCGGACGATTTGCTTGGGCTGTACCAAGGCCAATCGCTGGCGGCTGACTCATTTTTCAGGCCAGGCGGGGAAGCGCCTCCGCGGATTTCCATCTATCGCGGACCGATCCTCCGACTGTGTGAGAGTCCGGAAGACGTGGTGCAGGAAGTGTACGACACGGTCGTGCACGAGTTGGGCCACCATGTGGGTCTGGACGATGATGAGATGCCATATTGA
- the lgt gene encoding prolipoprotein diacylglyceryl transferase: protein MGPAAAIPYPNIDPVIVALGPIQLRWYGLMYLIGLTTAYFLIQHKVARKELTIRKDQIYDMVVYAAFGVFLGGRIGYTLFYNFSYYIQNPLKLVAVWEGGMSFHGGLLGTIIALIWFSRRQGIPAYTIADLAACVTPIGLGFGRIGNFINGELFGRSTDVGWCMVFPAGGPACRHPSQLYEATLEGLVLFTALWWIDRRPTPAGTVFWSFITGYGISRLIVEFFREPDLHLGFILGPITMGQILSLPMVLVGASMLIWGYQKSRLTAAHS from the coding sequence ATGGGTCCCGCAGCCGCCATCCCCTACCCAAACATCGACCCAGTTATTGTGGCACTAGGACCCATCCAACTCCGCTGGTATGGGTTGATGTACCTGATCGGCCTGACCACGGCCTACTTCCTTATCCAACACAAAGTCGCCCGAAAAGAACTGACGATCAGGAAGGACCAGATCTACGACATGGTCGTCTACGCTGCTTTCGGCGTATTTCTCGGTGGGCGCATCGGTTACACGCTCTTTTACAATTTTTCCTACTACATCCAAAACCCGCTGAAACTCGTCGCGGTCTGGGAAGGAGGCATGTCCTTCCACGGTGGGCTCCTCGGAACCATCATTGCCCTGATCTGGTTCAGCAGGAGGCAAGGAATTCCTGCCTATACCATCGCAGACTTGGCCGCCTGCGTCACACCGATCGGCTTAGGGTTCGGTCGGATCGGAAACTTCATCAACGGTGAACTCTTCGGTCGGTCAACCGACGTGGGTTGGTGCATGGTCTTTCCAGCGGGGGGCCCTGCTTGCCGCCATCCCTCTCAATTGTATGAGGCAACATTGGAAGGCCTTGTCTTATTCACAGCATTATGGTGGATCGATCGACGTCCGACCCCGGCCGGCACGGTCTTTTGGAGTTTCATCACCGGTTACGGGATCAGCCGACTGATCGTTGAATTCTTCCGTGAACCGGATCTGCACTTGGGATTTATCTTGGGACCGATCACCATGGGTCAAATTCTGTCTTTGCCCATGGTGTTGGTTGGGGCCAGCATGCTTATCTGGGGCTATCAAAAATCGAGACTGACGGCTGCGCACTCCTAA
- a CDS encoding YtxH domain-containing protein → MSEQENQVAKAAALIAGGAVIGAGLGLLFAPQTGVETRRSISRYARKAQVQTSRWGKAIKSGVEGALDRKAGKEKGCEQERPQLTAVLN, encoded by the coding sequence ATGTCGGAGCAGGAGAATCAGGTCGCCAAGGCAGCAGCACTTATCGCCGGTGGGGCGGTCATCGGAGCAGGACTCGGGCTCCTCTTCGCTCCACAGACCGGTGTGGAAACTCGTCGAAGCATCAGCCGCTACGCCCGTAAGGCGCAGGTGCAGACCAGCCGATGGGGCAAGGCGATCAAGTCGGGAGTGGAGGGAGCGCTGGACCGTAAGGCCGGGAAAGAGAAGGGCTGTGAACAAGAACGGCCACAACTGACTGCGGTGTTGAACTAA